A genomic stretch from Candidatus Krumholzibacteriota bacterium includes:
- a CDS encoding triose-phosphate isomerase: MRKRIIAGNWKMNMDHIEGRSLASSILEGIDGRELPCQIVLIPPFTTLQAVSGVVAGSVIETGAQDLWYEDDGAFTGEISGSMISSLGCRYVLVGHSERRHILGEKPRLLSLKLMAALRAGLIPIYCVGEVEKEREDGREEEVVDKQIREVLGDLGPEDISRVIIAYEPVWAIGTGKTATPDDASRMHAFIRRVIGGIFDDETASRMMILYGGSVKSANAAALLGCDDIDGALVGGASLEVENFLGIVFP, translated from the coding sequence ATGCGTAAGAGGATCATCGCGGGCAACTGGAAAATGAATATGGATCATATAGAGGGAAGATCTCTGGCTTCAAGTATCCTCGAAGGGATCGATGGCAGGGAGCTTCCCTGCCAGATCGTCCTGATACCTCCTTTTACCACTCTGCAGGCTGTCTCCGGCGTCGTGGCCGGCTCTGTAATAGAGACAGGTGCCCAGGACCTCTGGTACGAGGATGATGGCGCGTTTACCGGGGAGATATCGGGATCGATGATCTCCTCTCTCGGTTGCCGATATGTGCTGGTCGGTCACTCGGAAAGAAGGCATATTCTCGGGGAAAAACCACGGTTACTTTCCCTTAAACTCATGGCGGCCCTCAGAGCGGGGCTTATCCCGATCTATTGCGTCGGGGAAGTAGAAAAGGAACGAGAGGACGGAAGAGAAGAAGAGGTGGTCGATAAACAGATAAGGGAGGTCCTCGGAGACCTCGGTCCAGAGGATATCTCGAGAGTCATCATCGCCTACGAGCCTGTCTGGGCGATCGGTACTGGAAAGACGGCGACTCCCGATGACGCGTCTCGGATGCACGCCTTTATCCGCCGCGTGATCGGCGGGATATTCGATGATGAGACGGCCAGTCGGATGATGATCCTCTACGGGGGGAGCGTAAAATCCGCCAACGCGGCCGCTCTGCTCGGATGTGATGATATCGACGGGGCTCTGGTAGGAGGAGCATCTCTCGAGGTTGAGAATTTTCTCGGCATAGTCTTTCCGTGA